Sequence from the Syntrophorhabdus sp. genome:
TTCCCATTCCCCGGGGTCGACGGGAAAAGGCGCATCCCCGATGGGCCGCCCGGAGGTGACCACCGAGCACCCCCATCCGCCGAGAAGAGCGAGAAGACCCAGCACAAGCAGATATCTTTTCATCACGGCACCTCCCGGTCATATACTCCAATTGTAAACGATGAGCAAAACGTTTACAATGAACAGGTCCGGTGAGGTCAAGGGCGGCAAGGGAGGAGAGAAAACATGAGGAAACCAGGAATGTCGCGGGTATTGGCCCTGTGCGTCGCGGGTGCTCTTGCCTTCATACCCCTGTGGCTTACCGCAACGGAGCAGAGGTATTTCCACCTCGGCGATCTGGGGCTCGAGGGGGGCGGCGTGATCCGGGATGCCCGCCTCGGCTACCGAACGTTTGGCGTCCTCAACGCCTCCCGGTCGAATGCGGTCGTCTTCCCCACGTGGCTCATGGGAACATCGGGAGACCTGGCGGCCCTTATCGGCCCCGGAAAGGTGGTGGACAGTTCCCGATATTTCGTTGTTGCCATCGACTCCTTCGGGAACGGGGTGTCCTCGTCGCCCTCCAACAGCACGGGGCAGAAGGGCCGGTCATTCCCGGACCTTACAACAGGCGACATGGTGCGTGCCCAGCTGCGGCTGATCACGGAAGAGCTTGGCATACCGCGCCTTCACGCCGTGGTCGGCATTTCCATGGGCGGCATGCAGGCATACCAGTGGATGGCGACATGCCCCGACCGCGTCAGGAAAGTGGTCCCCATCACGGGCACACCGGGGCCTACCTCCTACGATCTCCTCCTTTACAGGACGGAGCTTGCCGCGCTTGAAGCCAACGGTGATGGAAAAGGCTGGGACGACAGGTCTCTCTCGGTGGTGGCAGGGATCGACGCCATGATGTCGAACACGCCCGGCCACTTCATCGACACCGTCAGGGGCCACGAGGGGCTCCCTGCCCATCTCGAGAGGATCACAAAAGACATGGGGAGACAGGACCCCCGGGATCGCGCGTCCCAGTTGAAGGCAATGATAGGACACAACGTCACCGCAGTTCTGAAAAAGTCCGCCGGCACCGCCGGGAAGACCGTCCCCCGGGTGCTAACGGTGGTCTCGAAGCGGGACCTCATGGTGAATCCCGGCCCGGCGCTGGAACTGGCAGATCTTTCAGGGGCACGCACGCTGGTCCTTGACAGCGGTTGCGGGCACTACATCTTCCAATGTGAATTCGACAGGATCGCGGCGGCGGTCTCGGCATTTCTGGACGAGTGAGGCAGGAGAAGGGCCTAAGGGAAGATCCTGGTGATCATCCTGAGTTTGTCCTCCATCTCCTTGCGCCCCGTGATGTCTCGGAGATAGACAAGTGAGCCGGGTTCGCCCATGTAAACGACGGGCGTCGCCGAAACCTCGATGTAGATGATGGACCCGTCCCGGTGCATGCCCTTGAACTCGTACCTGTCGGGAACCTTTTCGCCTTTCTGGCGCTTATGATTGATGGCAAGAACGCGTTTTCGGT
This genomic interval carries:
- a CDS encoding alpha/beta hydrolase, with protein sequence MRKPGMSRVLALCVAGALAFIPLWLTATEQRYFHLGDLGLEGGGVIRDARLGYRTFGVLNASRSNAVVFPTWLMGTSGDLAALIGPGKVVDSSRYFVVAIDSFGNGVSSSPSNSTGQKGRSFPDLTTGDMVRAQLRLITEELGIPRLHAVVGISMGGMQAYQWMATCPDRVRKVVPITGTPGPTSYDLLLYRTELAALEANGDGKGWDDRSLSVVAGIDAMMSNTPGHFIDTVRGHEGLPAHLERITKDMGRQDPRDRASQLKAMIGHNVTAVLKKSAGTAGKTVPRVLTVVSKRDLMVNPGPALELADLSGARTLVLDSGCGHYIFQCEFDRIAAAVSAFLDE